The DNA window cccccccccccacccccccacccccacccactTCTTTTTTCGTAAAACACTTCAGTAAGATCATTATACTAGAAGAAACAATGCTCTAAAGACTATGTGTAGAAGTTCCAGGTCAGTGATTTTTAAGCTATCTCTGTTATAGGAAACAAAGCATGGGAACTCGTTTGTACCGTTTCTTTAATACTGATATGCTTTTAAAGACACTCCTACAGCTTAGGTACTGATATACTTAACTCATCGGTGATGCAAAGCAATCAACATCCCTTTTTAATGAACAGAAGGATATAAGATCATTGTCAACAGAACAAACAGGCACAAACTTTGACACTCATTACAGTAAATAATTGTTGTTTCTGCTCACCACTTAAAGCATCTAGTTCAAGTCAATATAGAATAATTTCGACATTGTATCCATACAATATAGACTGACTACAATACACCATGTTCAAAACATTATGTAATGCATCACAGTAGTATATACTAACGTTGCTGTGAATTATTTAGAAAACCTCAAAGCTAGAAAGTCATAATTCAAAAGAAATGGTCAGTTAATCAAAATTATTGCAAGTCTAAATGGCAACTAATGTCCCAAGACATTCACTTGTTCCAGAAGTAAAATGTTAGTTCACAGATGACCaaaagcagctttccacactcaAGAAGCCAAATTGAGATAGAATTAACATTATCAGATACAATAGGTAGGATAACAAGGCACTATTGATGAGTACACATACTCTACAAATcttccaaaaagaaaaaaaaaacactgcaTCAAACAGAAGGTAATGATTCACAGTTGCCTCCAGACACAATTAACCAAGAAAAGACAAAGGGAAAGGCAACAATTGTCAACAAAGACATATTTCTTTCTTCCTTTATTATTTCTTACAATCTATGGGCAAATGATTTGCCAATGTAAGGCTATTCTCTAgagctaaaaaacaaaaaaaaaaactttgatcaAGGTGCCCAGGGAAGATCAAAATGTTAGGCTGCACCAAATTATTAATCTAATACTGCACTGCATGTCCCACTTTCCGGAAATCAATTGCAGGCGCTCCAAATGGAATTAAAATGAAGAGATTAGACATAAGCAAGTAAGAAGCTACATGAGAAGTTCTATCGGATCTTCAGCTTATCCTAAAATGCCAGTGGGCAGAAGTTACCCATCAAGGAGTAACAGACTGAGGAGAATTTGCCTTCTTTATCCTTCCTTTTGGTCAAGATGTACAGTTGATAATGTATAGCCCTGGATGTCAACAACTCATCACAGCACAATTGTACACAAAGCTTCCAGAACGGCGGGTGCCAATGATCTTCCAATCTGGTGGTTCATTATTGGGTACCCAGGAACAAATTTCAATCACCCCGCCACCACCAACACTCATTGCACCAATTACAATGAGCATATCTCCACAACTACGGAAAGCAATGCCCCAGCCATGAACTGATGTATACCTCCCAGGTAACAATCCAAGAGTGATCCAGGCATTATTTTCCTTGTCATATTTTCTAACCTCCTTTGTTGCATAGTCAGCAGCATAAAGTTCATTATTCACAACAGCAACAAGAGGCGGAGCACCGCTTCCACCATTAAGGCCCTGTGCCATGTCTGGGATCAAGCGCCAGGTGCCGTTCTCCAAATCAAACTCCTCAGCACAACTAAGGACCTCATTGTGTCTCTCAGCTTTCCCACCAATGACATAGAACTTGCCATCCATGAAGAAACCAGAGCACATCTGCCGTGCCCTGTTCATGCTTGGAAGAGTGGTCCATGTCTGCATCTCAGAATCATAAAGTTCAGCAGAGCTCAACGCACCATTCTCACCAAAACCACCAGCCACAATAGCCTTCTCACCGAAGCTTGCCGAGCCAAACAAGCACCTCGGCGTGTTCATCATCTCTCCTGTCGTCCAAGAGTTAGTCAGAAGGCTGTACCTCAGCACAACATGGGCTTCCACCCTCCTCCCAAAGACGAGGATATTGGTGCCCACGGCCAGGGATTCCTTATCAGCAAGCGTGAAGCACTCTATGGGAGGCATGGAAGGGATGCTGAACCACCTTTGGCGGCACGGATCAAAACCTTCCCACTCGAGCACATTGCACGAGCAATAGATCATCTGCTCAACGATCCCAGCCTCCCGCCTCAACCTGTAAAGCTCCCCGAACCTCACAAGGGAGTAGAAAGAGCGATTAACACAGGCCACATCATAGTAGTAAGACCGGGGAAGACGGAGCAGGCATGAAATCGCCAACTCCCTGCCGATCCCACCGATGAGCTCGCTCGTGTTGACTTCAACTTCACCACTCTCATCAGCACCCTCCATCTCAGAAGCCCAAGATTTGGCTGCGGGACTCCACGAACCACCGccaatcttcttcttcttcttcttcttcttcttcttcttcttgtaacaATTCACCAGACCCTCCACCACCTGCCCACCTCCCTTCTGCGCCCACCCCACCTGCAGGCTCTCAATCACACAGTTCCTCCTGCTCACAGAAGGAAGATCTTCAGAGAGGGTCAAATcaggggcagagcttgatgagcTTGATGAGTCCAAGGCCAGTATCATGCGCTGGTCCCCCAACATGACCTGATCAGCCTTCGAATTTGGCAACCAATCTACAGTAATCCTTAAGGCTGCATCAATCCTCCGGCAGCCAAATCCACAGAAACCAACAGGAAACCGGTTGCAGGGGCGAGGGCGGGCGCAGTTAAGGGCATGGGTGTACGAATGTACACCTGATATTTTTttgcaaaaggaaaaaaaaaacgggAGTCAGTAGGCTTAACGCATGTATACACTTGAATAAGATCGAATCCGGATACAAGCAGCTTAATAATTTACGGATTGGGTGCccggtttcgcacagcaggaacggaaggggaggggaggggtgggcgtacctggtggtgctcgtcgccggcgaagggggACGAAGAAGACCCGTCGGAGGGTCCGACGGAGactgggcggcggcggtggccacgGGCGCCCAGTCGTCGGAGGcacgggagagggagagggagagggagagggagagagagagagctcacgCGGGCGGCGAGGGGGGAGGAGGGGGAATGGGAGAAAAGGCAGGCCGCAGCCCGCAGCGAGAAACGCAGACCGGGGTCCGTGTGCGCTTCATTATATCCCCGTCTCAGATTTATAGATGCGCCTGCAGCCTGTTTAGGGCTAAGCGCACCCAGGAAAAAAATAATACCACCTATCGAATCATTGATTATTCTATTATAAGCGGCAAAAAAAACAATAAAGTAAATTTATGTTTTTTCCTCTCTTATTAATAATTGTTTTttctaaaaagcaaaaaaaaaagacacgCTATCCCGACTAGGCTCGGTTCTCCACTACCCGCTCGGTGCGCTGACGTGTCGCGTAAGCGATTTTGATGATGTGACAACGTATTTTTTAAGAAAAAGAGATAAGAGGTGAGTTTCGCTAGGATAAAGGACGCAACCCACCTCTTGATCACGGCtacatgtaattacttatacgaAGGGGTAAACTATTATAAAACTAGAAGGATATCTCACGTGTTGTTGTGGGACTCTATTAGAAATAAAACTGTTGTGCATATGAATTAAATCATCTACATGTTCTTGCATCCATTCTTATCAAAATTGGTTGCACGAGGAAGTTGGAAGTTAGtgagatgatgtggatagttagTGAAAGATGATGTGGATGGCTTGCATGTTAAGATATAACTTGCAGTGgggattagctttataagagatatacaTAATGTTAGTAGACTGTGTGGTACACTGATATGGGCAACTTAAGGagattagctttataagagatatagatcatGTTAGTAGATTGCGTGGCACACTGATGTGGGCAACTAAATGCGGTGGGaattagctttataagagatatagataagAGATATACATAATGTTAGTAGATTGTGTGGCACACTGATGCGAACAACTAAATGCATGTCAGTGGATGATGTGTCTCGCTAATGTGCATCTAGAAGTAGGCTGCTAAGGTGGATAGCTTGCAGTCGAGATAGAACTTCTAGTGGGGTTTATAATTATAATATATAAAATATAGAATATATAGATATAAAATAtagaatatagatatagatataattGTCGGAGATAGAGTGGTGATATGTGGTTGTAAATACTAAGGATAGGTCATGTGTATTCCATGTTGTGTTTATAAAATATTGTTGATGTTTTGgagtgtgtgtttgtgtgtggtgtgtttgtttgtgtgtgtgtgatggCAATATATGTTGAATGCGCACGAGTGAGATTTCATGTTCTTTTACGGTAAATATTAGAGTCTAAGTAGGTAGGCTACAACCTTTAAATTACAACTTACGGTAAAATAAGAGATACGTATAGTGTATACTGTATATCAAGGATTTAATTTTTtcatacttttcttttactattaGAGATCAAATAGGTAGGTATCCATTCAACTAAATCTTGATACCAATGTATGGAAcataaaaaaaatatatgttGATATTGCATCTTTCTATGAAACCTATTCCTCTCTCAACCAAATGTTAATATTGCAAATGGTTATAGTTTATATGTGTATCCTAATGCTCAAAATCCATGGCATGATACCATGCTAGCTACAACAACTTTATCATAGATGATGAGTAATGAACGTATCCAATGTATTTACTTTTCTTCAAATGGTGTTATGTTGTGTGATGACTTAATTATTCTAGACAAATGCTGCAAATAGGTTTGTGATAGCTTCAAATGAAAGTAGATATGTAAATTTGTAGTCAAAGACAGAGTAGACAAGGGGAATAAAGTTGAATTACAACATGTGAAAAGGAAGAAAAGCTTGAATAAGAAAGTAATAAAGAACTAAATGATGTGCTTTGGAGGATTAATATATCATACATGATAGTGTGATGGGGTCTCCTAGTAGAATCTCTTGATGGGTGGAGGACTAGGGTTGTTCGTTTTGCCGCTCCTTGTTTAAGACCCTGTCTCATCCTGAAACTTTCGATGAGTTCGCGTGGCCTAGGGGAGCGATATGCAGTCGCAGCTAGCACATACATCCATGTAAGTCCCATTCACATGGAGATGCAGCATGGCTTCACCACTACCCTACCACTCAATTTAAGATATGATGTCATCAAGGATGGCACTAAATAAAAAGTGAGAGGACCCGAATTAATTCCAAACACATGATATTTGTGAAGGGATACAGGATCCACCTGTTTTGGGTGATAGTTGGTGGATGCACATGTGTTTCACCCATTTTGAGGTAAAATTAAATGTCAAAACCAAAATTTATACAAAATATCTAATTCTTAATACATAAAAACTTGCTCGCTTGGGAAAAAACAACCCCATGGCTTTGCAATAAGTAGAAACTTGTGTGAAACCGAACAAGAAAAACCTTCGAAACACAACCTCACCCTAGGGTTGTGCTATAACCTAGGCCAGTGACCACTACTACTATTGGTAGGACCACACAATTGCCATAGGCTAGTGCCTACTATTTTGTTTGTGCCACGTAGGGGATTTTTGTTTACAAGCCTAGATTTAAATCCCGACTAGCTACTACCACTACTTGCTGACCAACAACCACACTATTAGTGTGTTTTCCTAAGCCCTAATAAGTAAGAGCCATGTTTATTTGtttttcatttttgcacctacaCCCCCAATACAAGGATTTACCAAAGGTTTCTGGAAACCATTACTCTCTGAATATAACTCCTATAGTTTCTCAGTATGCAAGTAGATCAATACAACCCTTCTAATTCTTTGTTATACACTATTGTTATCATCACCCACAATGGTAAAATACTTTATAAATTGTaataaaaaagggcgtacccagtgcagagagctcccgctctgtgcggggtctggggaagggtgtcggtggcaagccttaccctcccTTGTGCAATACgagaagaccgcgactcgaacccgggaccttccggtcacaggcggtaagactctaccacttgcaccaggcccgcccttctactTTATAAACTGTAATAAAGAAAATAAATTACTAGGACCAATGTTGTATAAACCTCACCTAGTTTTGAAAGTAATTATGTCAACATGTAGGGAAGAAATTATTTGTGTTTGTACATAATGTGGCATATAAAGTAACATTCTTTGATGAGAAAATGATCTCTTTGTATCTGTGACTATAGCTAGAGTGGGTAAGTATAATAAGTTGGGAACCTGTATTGTATGTGGATAGCATGAAGCTACTTATATTGTCCATTTGTCTTTGTGAAGCCATAATCTTTTAGTGCATATTGTCCATCTAGTGCATGCATGTCTACACAACAGATATGAAGGAAATATCCAAGAAACCATAGGATTGGGCAATTGGTGTGTTTTTTCTCAAGTGGGCAGCgacggatccaaagggggggctgggggctccagccccccctaatggcTTGATTTTAAGCCTAATCACTATAGCAAAAacgtgatttcaccattaaatctgcatgcaaatcaacatctccattgttttagccccccccccTTATcctgcatcgtgcatccgccactgcaaGTGGGGTTCCACTTTTCGTAAAATTAAAGAAGTATTTTATTATTATGAATTAGATGTACGCTCCATCAAACCATTTAGTGTATGAGCTTTACATGAATTTGACCCACAAATAGAAAAAATGGTGTCCCAAAGGGGCGTTTTTGGTGTTTGCATGGGCGTTTGATAGGATTCCAAATTCTCATAGAAACATTTTGGATTCAGAGGTTTCC is part of the Miscanthus floridulus cultivar M001 chromosome 9, ASM1932011v1, whole genome shotgun sequence genome and encodes:
- the LOC136482628 gene encoding F-box/kelch-repeat protein At1g26930-like; this encodes MLGDQRMILALDSSSSSSSAPDLTLSEDLPSVSRRNCVIESLQVGWAQKGGGQVVEGLVNCYKKKKKKKKKKKKIGGGSWSPAAKSWASEMEGADESGEVEVNTSELIGGIGRELAISCLLRLPRSYYYDVACVNRSFYSLVRFGELYRLRREAGIVEQMIYCSCNVLEWEGFDPCRQRWFSIPSMPPIECFTLADKESLAVGTNILVFGRRVEAHVVLRYSLLTNSWTTGEMMNTPRCLFGSASFGEKAIVAGGFGENGALSSAELYDSEMQTWTTLPSMNRARQMCSGFFMDGKFYVIGGKAERHNEVLSCAEEFDLENGTWRLIPDMAQGLNGGSGAPPLVAVVNNELYAADYATKEVRKYDKENNAWITLGLLPGRYTSVHGWGIAFRSCGDMLIVIGAMSVGGGGVIEICSWVPNNEPPDWKIIGTRRSGSFVYNCAVMSC